The Bacillus sp. Y1 genome has a window encoding:
- a CDS encoding sigma-54-dependent Fis family transcriptional regulator, producing the protein MVTEVLFDKYNLISQSWKRCHDFGLSPTDPLEDSILTGKALSDLIKENEQLINHASSAINTLFPNYYSGLVITIVDRNGTIIHRVGQLDVTSSVDVLSIGSNWSEENKGTNAMGLAIFTKEPIITHADHHFYVKNQFLTCAASPIYSPTGELIGAVNISARKELYHPFIFSLTNIMATFIQNGLLLDMAKKEKVLTIKELEATANFANVPLLSLDDDKRIIRANQSARKLLGDDCLGKEFYNTKGYPTKVISDPSRKQYRSILAIKKPTNKKLTPHYLYTVSDIVGSCPKMNEIRRIVKKAALTDFPIIVYGESGTGKELIAQSLHTSGQRKEKPFIAVNCSAIPESLIESELFGYEKGAFTGANREGVIGKFEAANGGTLFLDEIGDMTLKAQAVLLRVLQEKSVTRVGGIKPIPINTRVIAATHKNLRREIEAGRFREDLYYRLKGVVLTLPPLRERSDLIELSNHLMKNLDYPSLPLSIEAKDKLLSYHWPGNVRELNSVLMQASFLADGNEIKAEDLDFEIEYEQNKSSLQEEKDPLTSLVHSEKEVIRRTLDYVSWNISKAATILKISRNTLYLKIKKYHLQQ; encoded by the coding sequence GCTATTAACACTCTCTTTCCCAACTACTATTCTGGTCTAGTGATCACCATTGTTGATCGAAACGGAACCATCATACATAGAGTAGGGCAATTGGATGTAACCAGCTCTGTTGATGTTCTATCCATAGGATCGAATTGGTCAGAAGAGAACAAAGGAACCAATGCCATGGGGCTTGCCATCTTTACGAAAGAACCTATTATCACTCATGCGGATCACCACTTCTATGTAAAAAATCAATTTCTAACCTGTGCGGCAAGCCCTATTTATTCACCAACGGGTGAACTAATTGGTGCCGTTAATATCAGTGCAAGAAAGGAATTGTATCATCCATTTATTTTCTCCTTAACAAACATCATGGCGACTTTTATTCAAAATGGCTTACTTTTAGACATGGCGAAAAAAGAAAAGGTTTTGACCATTAAAGAGCTTGAAGCGACTGCTAACTTTGCAAATGTTCCCCTTCTTTCACTAGATGATGACAAAAGGATCATCCGTGCCAATCAGTCAGCACGTAAATTACTAGGTGATGACTGTTTGGGAAAAGAATTTTACAATACAAAGGGATATCCTACAAAAGTGATATCTGATCCATCACGTAAACAATATCGATCCATATTAGCTATAAAGAAACCTACGAATAAGAAATTGACTCCACATTATCTATATACCGTTTCGGATATTGTCGGGTCATGCCCAAAGATGAATGAAATTAGAAGGATCGTAAAAAAAGCGGCACTTACCGATTTTCCAATCATTGTATACGGGGAAAGTGGGACAGGAAAAGAGTTAATTGCACAGTCCTTACATACATCTGGACAAAGAAAAGAAAAGCCTTTTATTGCTGTTAATTGTAGCGCCATACCGGAAAGTCTCATTGAAAGCGAATTGTTTGGTTACGAAAAAGGGGCATTTACCGGTGCCAATCGTGAAGGAGTGATAGGGAAATTTGAGGCAGCGAATGGTGGGACCCTCTTTCTCGATGAAATTGGTGACATGACACTCAAGGCACAAGCTGTTTTGCTAAGAGTCTTACAGGAAAAATCAGTCACCCGAGTAGGTGGAATTAAACCCATACCAATCAATACAAGAGTGATTGCGGCCACACATAAAAACCTTAGAAGAGAAATTGAAGCAGGACGTTTTCGAGAAGACTTGTATTATCGACTGAAAGGTGTGGTTCTGACACTCCCTCCTCTCAGGGAGCGTTCAGACCTTATTGAATTGTCCAATCACTTAATGAAAAATTTAGATTACCCTTCCTTACCTCTTTCAATAGAGGCAAAAGATAAGCTTCTTTCGTATCATTGGCCTGGAAATGTTAGAGAGCTGAATAGTGTTCTCATGCAAGCCTCATTTCTAGCTGATGGAAATGAGATTAAAGCGGAAGACTTGGATTTTGAAATCGAATACGAGCAGAATAAATCATCTCTACAGGAAGAAAAGGATCCCCTTACCTCTCTTGTTCATTCAGAGAAAGAAGTGATTCGAAGAACATTGGATTATGTAAGCTGGAATATTAGTAAGGCAGCTACGATCCTAAAAATAAGTCGAAATACACTTTATCTTAAAATTAAAAAATATCATTTACAGCAATAG